Sequence from the Aerosakkonema funiforme FACHB-1375 genome:
CCACTGACCGCGACTGCCAGTTTCATACACGATATATCGACCGTCGGGACTAATACTTGGATGTCGTACTTGACCTCGATACCATAATGTGAGGGGTTGAGATCGCTCAATGGCGCGATCGTATACCGCTACGATCCCTCTACCTCGATCGTCAGCGATGTAAGCAATATAGCGACCTGTATAACTGAGGCTGGGATGTTCTGCGATTTCCCCCGGACGATTCAATCCCGGTAAATCCATCAACTGCTGCCTCTGCACATCGTACAGCAGAATTCCCCGCC
This genomic interval carries:
- a CDS encoding TolB family protein; its protein translation is MKKLMPKTPAQRWLHWGITLTVAGLFVACSTMPNPLSLGSLNSGYSEEQPALSGDGRFLAFVSNRNGRRGILLYDVQRQQLMDLPGLNRPGEIAEHPSLSYTGRYIAYIADDRGRGIVAVYDRAIERSQPLTLWYRGQVRHPSISPDGRYIVYETGSRGQWDIEVIDRGPNIELDMADSPPSAEIKN